GCGCATCAGCTGTGACACGCCCTCCAGCGCGTAATACTCACACTGGATCGGGATCAGCACTTCCGGCGCGGCGACCAGGGCGTTGATGGTGAGCAGTCCCAACGACGGGGGACAGTCGACAAAGACGTAGTCGAAGTCGAGGTTGTCGAGCTCGGCCAGCGCGGTACGCAACCGGTTTTCGCGCGCCACCATACTCACCAGTTCGATCTCGGCGCCGGCGAGATCGATCGTCGCCGGGACGCAGAACAGGCGCTCGCTGTGTGGGCTACGCCGTATTGCCTGCCGCAACGACACTTCGCCGATCAGCACTTCGTAGGACGACGGCGTCCCCGATTGCCGTTCGGTGATACCTAGCGCCGTGCTCGCGTTGCCCTGCGGATCGAGATCAATGACGAGCGTCTTGAGTCCCTGAACGGCAAGCGCGGCGGCGAGGTTGACGGCGGTGGTGGTTTTGCCCACCCCGCCCTTCTGGTTGGCGACGGTGAAAAGGCGCCGCTGGTGGGGCCGCGGTAACGGTTCGTGGGTGGTGTGCAAGACGCGCATGGCGCGTTCGGCTGCGGCGCCGATCGGGGTGTCGAGTTCGGCTGATGTTTCACGTGAAACATTCACCGTGGGATTGTGCGTTGTTTCGGCCGCGGACGCCAACTCCGTGGGCAGCAGGCCGGTCGACGTGCCGCTATCGATCGTGTTGGGACACGCGAAGGTGTTCGTCGAGGGGCCGGTAACCATCGACAGCGCCCCGGACACTGCCGGATTGGCCGACGCCGTCGGCGCAT
The nucleotide sequence above comes from Mycobacterium pseudokansasii. Encoded proteins:
- a CDS encoding ParA family protein — its product is MDSGTSTGLLPTELASAAETTHNPTVNVSRETSAELDTPIGAAAERAMRVLHTTHEPLPRPHQRRLFTVANQKGGVGKTTTAVNLAAALAVQGLKTLVIDLDPQGNASTALGITERQSGTPSSYEVLIGEVSLRQAIRRSPHSERLFCVPATIDLAGAEIELVSMVARENRLRTALAELDNLDFDYVFVDCPPSLGLLTINALVAAPEVLIPIQCEYYALEGVSQLMRNIEMVKAHLNPELEVTTVILTMYDGRTKLADQVAEEVRRYFGSKVLRTVIPRSVKVSEAPGYSMTIIDYDPGSRGAMSYLDASRELVDRDRPSAGRGRP